In the genome of uncultured Sphaerochaeta sp., the window GCAAGCATGTGCTGGGTAATCATCAGGTATTTCTGCACTTCGTAGAACTTCATCGTGACTATCTGTGTCAACGGATTTTCCTGTGCATCAACAACGCCTGCCTGCAATCCCATATACACATCACCGATGGGCAAGGATGTCCCGATTGCGTTGAAGACTGTGGCGATCTCGCTATAAGGCGGGAAGTTGACGACGCGAAGTTTCAGTTTCTGGAAGTCCTCAAGCTTGGTAAGCGGCCGGTTTCCGGTCATGTTCCTGAATCCGAAATTGTACAGGTCAAGCTGCTTCACTCCGACAGCCTTACTGATATCATCTTTCAGGTTCTCGTACAAATCGCTGTTCTTGAAATTGGTCCAGTGACCATAGCTTCTGAATACATAGGGTCCCAGAAGCACCCCAGACTTAGGAAGGTACTCCGATGCGCTGTCCAGCGGAGCCATATCCAACTGCCCCATGATTACCGCCTGCACTGCATCGTTGTAGTTTGCATAAGTTCCATTAGGGTAGATGTTCAGCTCAAGCCTTCCTCCACTCTTCTCTTTCAGTTGCTCATTC includes:
- a CDS encoding TRAP transporter substrate-binding protein codes for the protein MKKKGFKGALAIMLVLVFTSGIIFAAGSTETAEKPARKLSIAHVFATNHPVHIALLEANEQLKEKSGGRLELNIYPNGTYANYNDAVQAVIMGQLDMAPLDSASEYLPKSGVLLGPYVFRSYGHWTNFKNSDLYENLKDDISKAVGVKQLDLYNFGFRNMTGNRPLTKLEDFQKLKLRVVNFPPYSEIATVFNAIGTSLPIGDVYMGLQAGVVDAQENPLTQIVTMKFYEVQKYLMITQHMLAVAGTIMSEQTWNSLSAEDQEIVEEVFRFEADRIDQIVRDNENALIDEVKKAGMTVVDKIDTKPFRDRVGLVLERNPSWVELYNQIQQIPD